A window from Triticum aestivum cultivar Chinese Spring chromosome 6D, IWGSC CS RefSeq v2.1, whole genome shotgun sequence encodes these proteins:
- the LOC123143048 gene encoding sucrose:sucrose 1-fructosyltransferase: MSMETGDLGSVPCSYAQLPDDAEAGRTRPGRTGPLCAAILLTSAALLLVVAALAGVRLVGQLPAAGVVVSGHPSTVDVAPRSTSSRGPESGVSEKTSGAATVDIHGGMLGADAGGNAFPWSNAMLQWQRTGFHFQPEKNWMNDPNGPVYYKGWYHLFYQYNPDGAIWGNKIAWGHAASRDLLRWRHLPVAMSPDEWYDINGVWSGSATILPDGRIVMLYTGSTNASVQVQCLAFPTDPSDPLLINWTKYENNPVMYPPPGVGAKDFRDPTTAWFDGSDDTWRLVIGSKDDRHAGMVMTYKTKNFIDYELVPGLLHRVPGTGMWECIDLYPVEGMRGIDMTDAVAAATTNGGDDVLHVMKESSDDDRHDYYALGRYDAAKNTWTPLDVDADLGIGLRYDWGKFYASKTFYDPAKKRRLLWGWVGETDSERADVAKGWASLQSTPRTVVLDIKTGSNLLQWPVEEVETLRTNSTDLGGVTIDHGSVFPLSLHRATQLDIEATFRLDPLDITVTNEADVGYNCSTSGGAAGRGMLGPFGLLVLADARRHGGDAERTAVYFYVARGLDGGLNTHFCHDETRSSRANDIVKRVVGHTVPVLNGEELSVRVLVDHSIVESFAMGGRLTATSRVYPTEAIYANAGVYLFNNATSARVTTTSLVVHEMDSSYNQAYMASL; this comes from the exons ATGTCAATGGAGACCGGAGACCTTGGCTCGGTGCCATGCTCCTACGCGCAGCTGCCGGACGATGCGGAGGCCGGTCGCACGCGCCCAGGCCGAACTGGGCCACTGTGCGCCGCGATTCTCCTGACTTCAGCCGCGCTGCTCCTCGTTGTAGCCGCGCTCGCCGGCGTTAGGCTCGTCGGCCAGCTGCCGGCCGCCGGCGTCGTCGTGTCCGGCCACCCGAGCACGGTAGACGTGGCGCCTAGGAGCACCAGCAGCAGGGGTCCCGAGTCCGGCGTGTCAGAGAAGACGTCGGGCGCCGCAACCGTCGACATCCACGGAGGCATGCTTGGTGCGGACGCCGGTGGCAACGCGTTCCCGTGGAGCAATGCCATGCTCCAGTGGCAGCGCACCGGCTTCCACTTCCAGCCCGAGAAGAACTGGATGAACGACCCCAACG GTCCGGTGTACTACAAGGGGTGGTACCACCTCTTCTACCAGTACAACCCGGACGGCGCTATTTGGGGCAACAAGATAGCGTGGGGCCACGCCGCCTCCCGCGACCTCCTCCGCTGGCGCCACCTTCCCGTAGCCATGTCCCCCGACGAGTGGTACGACATCAACGGGGTTTGGTCGGGCTCCGCTACCATCCTTCCCGACGGCCGCATCGTCATGCTCTACACCGGCTCCACCAATGCCTCCGTCCAGGTCCAGTGCCTCGCCTTCCCTACTGATCCATCTGACCCATTGCTAATCAACTGGACCAAGTATGAGAACAACCCGGTGATGTACCCGCCACCGGGCGTCGGGGCGAAGGACTTCAGGGACCCAACCACTGCATGGTTTGATGGTTCCGACGACACATGGCGGCTCGTCATCGGCTCCAAGGATGACCGCCATGCCGGCATGGTCATGACCTACAAGACCAAGAATTTCATTGACTACGAACTTGTCCCTGGATTGCTTCACCGAGTGCCGGGGACGGGGATGTGGGAGTGCATCGACCTATACCCGGTCGAAGGTATGAGGGGCATCGACATGACGGACGCCGTGGCGGCAGCAACCACCAATGGTGGTGACGATGTGTTGCACGTGATGAAGGAGAGCTCTGACGATGACCGGCACGACTACTATGCGTTGGGGAGGTATGACGCGGCGAAGAACACATGGACACCGCTAGACGTTGACGCCGATCTCGGCATCGGGCTGAGGTATGACTGGGGGAAGTTCTACGCGTCCAAGACGTTCTACGATCCGGCAAAGAAGCGGCGCCTGCTGTGGGGGTGGGTTGGTGAAACCGACTCCGAGCGCGCCGACGTTGCCAAGGGATGGGCCTCGCTCCAG TCGACCCCTCGCACGGTGGTGCTCGACATCAAGACAGGAAGCAACCTCCTtcagtggccggtggaggaggtggagacGCTTCGGACCAACTCCACTGACCTTGGCGGCGTCACCATTGACCACGGCTCTGTCTTTCCACTCAGCCTTCACCGCGCCACCCAACTAGACATCGAGGCCACATTCCGCCTCGACCCACTAGACATCACCGTCACCAACGAGGCCGATGTCGGCTACAATTGCAGCACAAGCGGTGGCGCTGCAGGGCGGGGTATGCTCGGCCCCTTTGGCCTCCTCGTGCTTGCCGACGCCAGGCGCCATGGTGGTGACGCGGAGCGTACCGCCGTCTATTTCTATGTCGCCAGGGGCCTCGACGGCGGCTTGAACACACACTTCTGCCACGATGAGACACGCTCATCTCGTGCCAACGACATTGTCAAGAGGGTCGTAGGCCATACCGTGCCGGTACTCAATGGCGAGGAGCTGTCCGTGAGGGTTTTGGTGGATCATTCGATCGTTGAGAGCTTTGCGATGGGTGGGAGGTTGACGGCAACATCACGAGTGTACCCAACGGAGGCCATCTACGCCAACGCCGGGGTGTACCTCTTCAACAATGCCACAAGCGCCCGGGTCACCACCACCAGCCTCGTCGTCCACGAGATGGACTCTTCCTACAACCAAGCCTACATGGCCTCATTGTAA